One segment of Corynebacterium atrinae DNA contains the following:
- a CDS encoding MFS transporter has translation MDHLEERNARRFIWSNGLQNVGDQIVAAKTVLPWLLQAAGTPGFFIALLVPIRESGSMLPQAAFTPWVLTQRSRKRIWVVGSLGQAGAAAGIGVAALALSGTALGVAVTLLFAVLAVFRAMCSIASKDVQGRTISKGRRGLITGRAAAVGGAVALAVGLFLEYLGTDIPTWVLAALIFASAGAWAVAGAVFHTIEEPENTTEPQSLADSWWTDTWLLFAQDRDFRRFVIARSLLLVTALSTAFIVTLSQEIGHGLTGLGAFLIASGLASVIGGRVSGIWSDASSRNVMAFGALIGSLLVLGLVAAAQWLPTSASAWVFPAGFFLVNLAHTAIRVARKTYIVDMAEGDQRTRYVGAANTLMGIILLLVGALSGLVALAGSSAALIFLAAIGLVGVAASLRLREVSA, from the coding sequence GTGGACCACCTCGAAGAACGCAACGCCCGCCGATTTATCTGGTCGAATGGCCTGCAGAACGTGGGCGATCAGATCGTCGCGGCGAAGACGGTTCTGCCGTGGCTGCTGCAGGCGGCTGGCACCCCGGGGTTTTTCATCGCGTTGCTCGTGCCAATCCGCGAGTCGGGTTCCATGCTCCCCCAGGCTGCCTTCACGCCGTGGGTGCTCACGCAGCGCTCACGCAAAAGAATCTGGGTAGTGGGTTCGCTCGGCCAGGCAGGGGCGGCGGCAGGAATCGGCGTCGCCGCTCTCGCGCTCTCGGGCACGGCCCTGGGCGTGGCGGTGACCCTCCTTTTCGCTGTCCTCGCCGTCTTCCGGGCCATGTGTTCCATCGCTTCCAAGGATGTCCAAGGGCGCACGATTTCCAAGGGGCGGCGCGGGCTCATTACTGGTCGGGCGGCGGCAGTGGGCGGGGCGGTGGCCCTAGCCGTTGGCCTGTTCCTGGAGTACTTGGGCACTGATATCCCGACGTGGGTGCTCGCCGCGCTCATCTTCGCCTCGGCGGGCGCGTGGGCGGTGGCGGGGGCTGTTTTCCACACCATCGAGGAGCCGGAGAACACCACCGAGCCGCAGAGCCTGGCCGACTCGTGGTGGACCGATACCTGGCTGCTGTTTGCCCAGGATCGCGATTTCCGCCGCTTCGTCATCGCCCGCTCGCTGTTGCTGGTGACGGCGTTGTCGACGGCGTTCATCGTCACGCTGAGTCAGGAAATCGGGCATGGCCTCACCGGCCTGGGCGCCTTCCTTATCGCCTCTGGTCTGGCCTCGGTAATCGGTGGCCGAGTGTCGGGCATCTGGTCGGATGCTTCTTCCCGCAACGTCATGGCGTTTGGGGCTCTCATCGGCTCGCTGCTGGTCCTCGGTTTGGTCGCGGCCGCCCAGTGGCTTCCCACCAGCGCCAGCGCCTGGGTGTTCCCCGCCGGGTTCTTCCTGGTCAACCTCGCCCACACGGCGATTAGGGTGGCTCGCAAGACCTACATCGTGGACATGGCGGAGGGCGATCAACGCACCCGCTACGTCGGGGCGGCCAACACCCTAATGGGGATAATCCTCCTGCTTGTTGGCGCGCTCTCTGGCCTCGTGGCGCTGGCGGGGTCGTCGGCGGCGCTCATCTTCCTCGCCGCCATTGGCCTCGTAGGGGTGGCCGCGTCCCTTCGACTCAGGGAAGTCTCCGCTTAA
- a CDS encoding isopenicillin N synthase family dioxygenase: protein MTHPKSSLPVISLSTLLGDLGPANRDREIARLREVTHDIGFFYLADHGVPTELQDELFAVAKDFFALPLTAKEEIAFTDNPHYRGYSRLGEELTQGKTDWREQIDYGADRPALVDGLTEHPWRILEGPNPWPSALPRMRPLINEWQDLLADVGLELLRAWAESLGQEPTYFDDIFDHPHPMMKLAHYPAPSEGEAAQGVGAHHDAGVLTLLLPEPGSAGLQVLKGGSWIDVEAVPNLFVVNIGELLEAATDGYLVATPHRVVPSAPGTSRYSIPFFLTPNLDARFPRVDLPAEFAAAARGLGKDMNDQEIFDISGLNTLKSRLRAHPETTAKYHAEIAHVWG from the coding sequence ATGACGCATCCGAAATCCTCCCTACCCGTTATTTCGCTGTCTACTCTTCTAGGTGACCTTGGTCCCGCCAATCGAGATAGAGAAATAGCCCGCCTGCGGGAGGTCACCCACGACATCGGCTTCTTCTACCTCGCTGACCACGGGGTGCCCACGGAATTGCAAGATGAGCTGTTCGCGGTGGCTAAGGATTTCTTCGCCCTCCCCCTGACGGCGAAAGAGGAGATCGCCTTCACCGACAACCCGCACTACCGCGGATATTCCCGCCTCGGCGAGGAACTCACCCAAGGCAAGACGGATTGGCGCGAGCAAATCGACTACGGGGCCGACCGGCCCGCCCTGGTGGACGGGTTGACGGAGCACCCCTGGCGCATCCTTGAAGGCCCGAACCCGTGGCCGAGCGCCCTGCCACGCATGAGGCCGCTCATCAACGAGTGGCAGGACCTATTGGCAGACGTCGGATTAGAGCTCCTGCGGGCCTGGGCCGAGTCGCTGGGCCAAGAACCCACCTACTTCGATGACATCTTCGACCACCCACACCCCATGATGAAGCTCGCCCACTACCCGGCCCCCTCGGAAGGGGAGGCGGCCCAGGGAGTCGGCGCCCACCACGACGCCGGGGTGCTCACCCTGCTGCTGCCGGAACCGGGCTCGGCCGGATTGCAGGTGCTCAAGGGTGGTTCGTGGATTGACGTGGAGGCGGTCCCCAACCTCTTCGTGGTCAACATCGGCGAGCTCCTCGAAGCCGCCACCGACGGCTACCTCGTCGCCACCCCGCACCGGGTCGTCCCCTCCGCGCCGGGCACCTCCCGCTACTCCATCCCTTTCTTCCTCACCCCCAACCTGGACGCCCGCTTCCCGCGGGTAGACCTCCCCGCCGAGTTCGCCGCCGCGGCACGTGGGTTAGGCAAGGACATGAATGACCAAGAGATTTTCGACATCTCCGGCCTGAACACCCTCAAGTCGCGCCTGCGTGCCCACCCGGAAACTACGGCTAAATATCACGCTGAGATCGCCCACGTCTGGGGTTAG
- a CDS encoding multicopper oxidase family protein has translation MTPRLRMSRRVFFRGTVVLLGTAALAACSGPTQPTPRGYDGAPRPLPIPPIDEGSLDGRLRTFTLSTQAGESAILPDGPLTPTWGFNGPHLGPTLRARRGDDIRVDITNDLDEMTTIHWHGMKLPAASDGGPHSPIEPGHTWSPEWTVNQPAATLWYHPHPHERTALHCYRGLAAMFILDDDVSDSLDLPRTYGVDDIPVVITDAKFHDDGRLDETIDPTLGLTGDTPLVNGITNAAFAATTRRVRLRIINGASMRFYHLQLSDARPFHIISSDSGLLPAPSEVESVLLSPAERIDILVDLSPGEELDLESIPLDGNFGIPEGENYTNFGFQDGFTLLRLTGPADDAPSVGALPATLDPAAADTPNIAGSKRRDFLLNTFTINDQLMDMNRVDLTIDHQGPEVWTVTNGNSDWPHNFHIHNARFKVLSLNGADTDAVMTSGWKDTVAIPPGATAELAVEFGWHPDPTMPYMYHCHMLLHEDQGMMGQFVIVEPGGEADVQAMEGHAH, from the coding sequence ATGACCCCTCGCCTGCGCATGTCCCGTCGAGTCTTCTTCCGCGGAACGGTGGTGCTGCTGGGAACAGCGGCTCTGGCGGCCTGCTCGGGGCCGACCCAACCCACGCCCCGCGGCTACGACGGCGCACCCCGCCCCCTGCCGATCCCGCCTATCGACGAAGGCAGTCTCGACGGTCGCCTGAGAACCTTTACCCTGTCCACGCAGGCCGGCGAATCTGCCATCCTCCCCGACGGACCACTGACCCCCACGTGGGGCTTCAACGGCCCCCACCTCGGCCCGACCCTCCGCGCCCGCCGGGGCGATGACATCCGCGTCGACATCACCAACGACCTCGACGAGATGACCACCATCCACTGGCACGGCATGAAACTCCCCGCGGCCTCCGACGGTGGCCCGCATTCCCCGATCGAACCCGGACACACCTGGTCACCGGAGTGGACAGTCAACCAACCCGCCGCCACCCTCTGGTACCACCCGCACCCCCACGAACGCACCGCCCTGCACTGCTACCGCGGGCTCGCCGCCATGTTCATCCTCGACGATGACGTCAGCGATTCCCTCGACCTGCCCCGCACCTATGGAGTAGACGACATCCCCGTCGTCATCACCGACGCAAAATTCCACGACGACGGCCGCCTCGACGAAACCATCGACCCCACCTTGGGCCTCACTGGAGACACCCCGCTGGTCAACGGCATCACCAACGCCGCCTTCGCGGCCACCACCCGCCGCGTCCGCCTCCGCATCATCAACGGTGCCAGCATGCGCTTCTACCACCTCCAGCTTTCCGACGCCCGCCCCTTCCACATCATCTCCTCCGATTCCGGTCTCCTCCCCGCACCATCGGAGGTTGAATCGGTGTTGCTTAGCCCCGCCGAACGCATCGACATCCTCGTTGACCTTTCCCCAGGGGAGGAGCTCGACCTTGAATCCATCCCCCTCGACGGCAACTTCGGCATCCCCGAGGGCGAGAACTACACCAACTTCGGCTTCCAAGACGGCTTCACCCTCCTCCGCCTCACCGGTCCAGCCGACGACGCCCCATCCGTCGGCGCCCTGCCCGCCACCCTCGACCCCGCCGCCGCCGATACGCCCAACATCGCTGGTTCCAAGCGCCGCGACTTCCTCCTCAACACCTTCACCATCAATGACCAGCTCATGGACATGAACCGCGTCGACCTCACCATCGACCACCAAGGCCCCGAAGTCTGGACTGTTACCAACGGCAACTCCGACTGGCCCCACAACTTCCACATTCACAACGCCCGATTCAAGGTCCTCTCCCTCAACGGCGCCGACACCGACGCCGTCATGACCAGCGGATGGAAAGACACCGTCGCCATTCCCCCGGGGGCCACCGCCGAGCTCGCCGTCGAATTCGGCTGGCACCCTGACCCCACCATGCCGTACATGTATCACTGCCACATGCTCCTCCACGAGGATCAAGGCATGATGGGCCAGTTCGTCATCGTCGAACCTGGTGGGGAAGCGGATGTCCAAGCCATGGAGGGCCACGCCCACTAG
- a CDS encoding TetR/AcrR family transcriptional regulator gives MVRQRMTGKERREQLISIGRSVFAERGFEGTSVEEIAQRAGVSKPVVYEHFGGKEGLYAVVVDREMLSLERLIMQALSQGRSRHRIEQAVIALLTYVEEETDGFRILVRDSVPGQDKSYSTLLNTAVGQVSHILGNSFERQGLDPDAAILYGQALVGMVSMTAQWWLDEREPAKEVVAAHIVNLSWNGLAGMEPHPVLSEAVMQELSGEK, from the coding sequence ATGGTTCGACAGCGCATGACCGGCAAAGAACGCCGTGAGCAACTCATTTCAATCGGCCGTTCTGTCTTCGCGGAGCGTGGTTTCGAGGGCACGAGTGTGGAGGAGATCGCGCAGCGGGCGGGGGTGTCGAAGCCGGTTGTCTATGAGCACTTTGGGGGTAAGGAGGGGCTCTATGCAGTTGTCGTGGATCGGGAGATGCTCAGCCTGGAGCGGCTGATTATGCAGGCGCTGTCTCAGGGGCGTTCGCGGCATCGGATTGAGCAGGCGGTGATTGCGTTGCTCACCTATGTCGAGGAGGAAACCGATGGTTTCCGCATCCTCGTGCGCGATTCGGTGCCGGGTCAGGATAAGTCCTATTCCACATTGTTGAATACGGCGGTCGGCCAGGTCTCGCATATTTTGGGCAATTCCTTCGAGCGTCAGGGCCTTGATCCGGACGCGGCGATTCTGTATGGGCAGGCGTTGGTGGGCATGGTGTCGATGACTGCGCAGTGGTGGCTGGATGAGCGGGAGCCGGCGAAGGAGGTGGTGGCGGCGCATATCGTCAATTTGAGTTGGAATGGTTTGGCGGGAATGGAGCCGCATCCCGTACTCTCCGAGGCTGTTATGCAGGAACTCTCAGGGGAGAAGTAG
- the mfd gene encoding transcription-repair coupling factor, which yields MLAGLLKVAATDPKLKGMLTHRGEPQLHLQGIDQTRPWAVGALAQHSPVLVVTATGREAEDLTAELRALLGDKVAWFPSWETLPHERLSPGADTIGRRAQVLDQLIDARVSVVVTAARGFCQPLLESAEGREPIRLAQGQEYDFSALTEQLVFRAYHHVDMVARRGEFATRGGILDIFPTTADHPVRVEFWGDEVTDIRQFAVADQRTIPDAEVSQVEVYPARELPITQAIAKRAGELALEHPGNATLVELLTKVSDRIPADGMEALIPALVDKQMRTLPELMPEGTHVVLVAPEKIRRRIADLEATDAEFLAAGWEAAAMGATGPIAAEGLDLSASSYRSYESLEVSVRQAGLSWWTFSPPGMFEGAEGDTLPLDFEPGPTPRGDADGIAAMMSLLLAHTSSGGRAAFIAPAQGAIKRMVDRFAEQGIPARVATPGWEPSPGEVTLYQAFSHAGVVFPKVRKHRDAEALPLVVITETDLTGNRVGDIAGAKRRPARRRHRVDPLALKTGDFVVHETHGIGRFLKMAERSINAGDEKSRREYIVLEYAPAKRGQPADQLWVPMDSLDLLSKYSGGESPTLSKMGGSDWKNTKKKARAAVREIAGELVELYAKRQAAPGHPFAPDSPWQKEMEDNFPFVETEDQMLAIDAVKTDMEATVPMDRVIVGDVGYGKTEVAVRAAFKAVQDGKQVAVLVPTTLLAQQHLATFVERMQGFPITIRGLSRFTSRQESKEILAGLGDGSVDIVIGTHRLLQTGVHWKNLGLIVVDEEQRFGVEHKEHIKALRTNVDVLTMSATPIPRTLEMSMAGIREMTTILTPPEDRHPVLTYVGAQEDKQIAASIRRELLRDGQVFFIHNKVADIEKKARELRDLVPEARIVVAHGQMGEEQLESTVQGFWDREYDVLVCTTIVETGLDIANANTLIVENAHHMGLSQLHQLRGRVGRSRERGYAYFLYPKGASLTETSYDRLATIAQNNDLGAGVAVAMKDLEMRGAGNVLGAQQSGHIAGVGFDLYVRLVGEAVEVYKALARGEMPDATDQGPKEIRIDLPVDAHIPESYINSERLRLEVYRKLAASTGDADLQLVVEEMEDRYGPVPEPVSRLLAVARLRHQARRAGVGDIIVQGTRIKIHPVDLPDSKQVRLKRLFSGSTYRAAAKAIQVSFPKTGNGAGQPNLRDVDLLQWVADFLSKMFDLPEVSVSGEPMKSTVLSFQ from the coding sequence ATGCTGGCGGGGCTGCTCAAGGTGGCGGCGACCGATCCGAAGCTGAAGGGCATGCTCACCCACCGTGGCGAGCCGCAGTTGCACCTGCAGGGGATTGATCAGACGCGGCCGTGGGCGGTGGGGGCGTTGGCGCAGCACTCGCCGGTCCTCGTCGTCACGGCGACGGGCCGGGAGGCGGAGGATCTCACGGCGGAGTTGCGGGCGCTGCTCGGCGACAAGGTGGCGTGGTTCCCGTCGTGGGAGACGCTCCCGCATGAGCGGCTCAGCCCGGGCGCCGACACGATTGGCCGTCGGGCGCAGGTCTTAGACCAGCTTATCGACGCCCGCGTGTCCGTCGTCGTCACCGCCGCCCGCGGGTTCTGCCAGCCCCTCCTCGAATCCGCGGAGGGCCGCGAGCCGATTCGGCTCGCCCAGGGCCAGGAGTATGACTTCTCCGCCCTCACGGAGCAGTTGGTGTTCCGCGCTTACCACCACGTGGACATGGTGGCTCGGCGCGGTGAGTTCGCTACCCGCGGCGGCATCCTCGACATCTTTCCGACGACCGCCGATCACCCCGTCCGCGTCGAGTTCTGGGGTGATGAGGTCACTGATATTCGCCAGTTCGCCGTCGCCGATCAGCGCACCATCCCCGATGCCGAAGTCTCCCAGGTGGAGGTCTACCCGGCCCGCGAGCTGCCCATCACTCAAGCGATTGCCAAGCGCGCCGGGGAGCTCGCCCTTGAGCACCCCGGCAACGCCACCTTGGTGGAGTTGTTGACGAAGGTCTCCGACCGCATTCCTGCCGATGGCATGGAGGCGTTGATTCCCGCGCTCGTCGATAAGCAGATGCGGACCTTGCCGGAGTTGATGCCGGAGGGGACGCACGTGGTGCTCGTGGCGCCGGAGAAGATCCGGCGGCGCATCGCCGACCTGGAAGCCACCGACGCCGAGTTTCTCGCGGCGGGCTGGGAGGCCGCCGCGATGGGCGCGACCGGCCCGATCGCCGCGGAGGGCCTCGACCTGTCCGCGTCGTCCTACCGTTCCTATGAATCGCTCGAGGTCAGCGTGCGTCAGGCGGGCTTGAGCTGGTGGACCTTCTCCCCGCCCGGCATGTTCGAAGGCGCGGAGGGGGACACCCTGCCGCTCGACTTCGAGCCCGGCCCCACCCCGCGTGGCGATGCCGACGGGATCGCCGCCATGATGTCCCTCCTGCTCGCCCACACCTCCTCCGGCGGACGCGCGGCCTTCATCGCCCCCGCCCAGGGCGCGATCAAACGCATGGTGGATCGCTTCGCCGAGCAGGGCATCCCCGCCCGCGTGGCCACACCCGGATGGGAACCGTCCCCCGGCGAAGTCACCCTCTACCAGGCGTTCAGCCACGCCGGAGTCGTATTCCCCAAGGTGCGCAAACACCGCGACGCCGAAGCCCTCCCGTTAGTTGTCATCACCGAGACCGACCTCACCGGCAACCGCGTCGGCGACATCGCCGGGGCCAAGCGACGGCCCGCCAGGCGACGCCACCGCGTCGACCCCCTCGCCCTGAAGACCGGCGATTTCGTCGTGCACGAAACCCACGGCATCGGCCGCTTCCTCAAGATGGCCGAACGCAGCATCAACGCCGGCGATGAGAAAAGCCGCCGCGAATACATTGTCCTCGAATACGCCCCCGCCAAACGCGGCCAACCCGCCGACCAGCTGTGGGTCCCCATGGATTCCCTCGACCTATTGTCGAAATACTCCGGCGGCGAATCCCCGACTCTGTCGAAGATGGGCGGCTCCGATTGGAAGAACACCAAGAAGAAGGCCCGCGCCGCCGTCCGTGAAATCGCCGGCGAACTCGTCGAGCTTTACGCTAAGCGCCAGGCCGCCCCCGGCCACCCCTTCGCCCCCGATTCGCCCTGGCAGAAGGAGATGGAGGATAACTTCCCCTTCGTCGAGACCGAGGACCAGATGCTGGCCATCGACGCCGTGAAAACCGACATGGAGGCGACTGTCCCCATGGACCGGGTCATCGTCGGCGACGTCGGCTACGGCAAAACCGAGGTTGCCGTCCGCGCCGCCTTCAAGGCCGTGCAAGACGGCAAGCAGGTCGCCGTCCTCGTGCCCACGACCCTGCTCGCCCAGCAGCACCTGGCCACCTTCGTCGAACGGATGCAGGGTTTCCCCATCACTATCCGCGGGCTCTCGCGCTTTACCTCCCGGCAGGAATCGAAGGAGATCCTCGCTGGTCTGGGCGACGGGTCCGTCGACATCGTTATTGGCACCCACCGCCTCCTGCAGACGGGCGTGCACTGGAAGAACCTCGGCCTCATCGTCGTCGATGAGGAGCAGCGCTTCGGCGTCGAACACAAAGAGCACATCAAGGCCCTGCGCACCAACGTTGATGTGCTCACCATGTCCGCCACCCCGATCCCGCGCACCCTGGAAATGTCGATGGCCGGCATCCGCGAGATGACCACCATCCTCACACCCCCCGAGGACCGCCACCCCGTCCTCACCTACGTCGGCGCCCAAGAGGACAAGCAGATCGCCGCCTCCATCCGCCGCGAATTGCTTCGCGACGGCCAAGTATTCTTCATCCACAACAAAGTCGCCGACATCGAAAAGAAAGCCCGCGAGCTCCGCGACCTCGTCCCCGAAGCCCGCATCGTCGTCGCCCACGGCCAGATGGGGGAGGAGCAGCTCGAATCCACCGTCCAAGGGTTCTGGGACCGCGAATACGACGTCCTCGTTTGCACCACCATCGTCGAAACCGGCCTCGACATCGCCAACGCCAACACCCTCATCGTGGAAAATGCCCACCACATGGGCCTTTCCCAGCTCCATCAGCTGCGCGGTCGCGTCGGACGATCCCGCGAGCGCGGCTACGCCTACTTCCTCTACCCCAAGGGCGCCTCACTCACCGAAACTTCCTACGACCGCCTGGCCACCATCGCCCAGAACAACGACCTCGGGGCCGGCGTGGCCGTCGCGATGAAAGACCTTGAGATGCGCGGCGCCGGTAACGTCCTCGGCGCCCAACAATCCGGCCACATCGCCGGCGTCGGCTTCGACCTCTACGTCCGCCTCGTCGGCGAGGCCGTCGAGGTCTACAAGGCCTTAGCCCGCGGCGAAATGCCCGACGCCACCGACCAAGGTCCGAAGGAAATCCGCATCGACCTCCCCGTCGACGCCCACATCCCCGAGTCCTACATCAACTCCGAACGCCTCCGCCTCGAGGTCTACCGCAAGCTCGCCGCCTCCACCGGCGACGCCGACCTCCAGCTCGTCGTCGAAGAGATGGAAGACCGCTACGGCCCCGTCCCCGAACCCGTCTCTCGCCTGCTGGCCGTCGCACGCCTGCGCCACCAGGCTCGGCGCGCCGGGGTCGGCGACATCATCGTCCAGGGCACCCGCATCAAAATCCACCCCGTCGACCTGCCCGATTCCAAACAAGTCCGCCTCAAACGCCTCTTTTCCGGCTCCACCTATCGGGCCGCCGCCAAAGCCATCCAGGTGTCCTTCCCCAAGACCGGCAACGGCGCAGGCCAACCCAACCTCCGCGACGTTGACCTGCTGCAATGGGTCGCCGACTTCCTCTCCAAGATGTTCGACCTACCTGAGGTGTCCGTCAGTGGGGAGCCCATGAAATCCACCGTTTTGAGCTTCCAATAG
- a CDS encoding ferrous iron transport protein A: MDTEIVLGDAAATPTELRQRFQELGLRPGTTIRLGQATAGGGRVVSVGSVRYAFDRRTLDGLLS, encoded by the coding sequence ATGGACACCGAAATCGTGCTTGGCGACGCCGCCGCCACACCCACCGAACTCCGCCAACGTTTCCAGGAGCTCGGCCTGCGCCCCGGTACGACGATTCGCCTCGGGCAGGCCACCGCGGGCGGTGGCCGGGTGGTCTCCGTAGGTAGCGTCCGCTACGCCTTCGATCGGCGCACCCTCGACGGGTTGTTGTCATGA
- the feoB gene encoding ferrous iron transport protein B, translating to MTEVNTCSHCGPAPRPAEEGAAVVALIGAQNSGKSTLFNALTGSRVRTGNWPGTSVAVSRGAWGRGRELIDFPGTYSLNPLSPDEALTRTMLVDAPPAERPAAIIVAVDATALGRSLYLVTQALEQDHRVIVALTKTDIARTQGEEVHAEALADQLGVPVVVVNGRSRQGLRELDDVLSAHQHHHPRHFDEEERFAFIDAAANAATSTIEGVHTNWTERIDRVALHPVWGPIAFLAVMWAVFEITIYLAAPLQGWAEWLLTGPTADAARAGLTFLRIDHWLVTGLIVDGLISGVGMVASFLPLMALMFLCMAILEDSGYMARAAVVTDRVMRSIGLPGKAFIPIVIGFGCNVPAISATRTLSSPRQRILTSLLIPFTSCSARLVVFLMLGTVFFPNNAGTVVFTMYVISIALVVLTGLLLRHTLWRTMPSEPLLIDLPTYQWPTPRLAATVVWVRVRGFLKDAATIIVATVIVVWLLLSIPVGGSTPAPGEAPAPAESAYGVVSHAIAPVFEPAGFGSWSLTGPLLTGFVAKEAVISTWAQTYAVDDVTDESAEEQAASPLAREVARDFGEASGGHAHAAVWAYMLFMLCYTPCVATIAAQKREIGWRWTLFGFGVQLVFAWLLATGAFQLLKLVGL from the coding sequence ATGACCGAAGTCAACACCTGCAGCCACTGCGGGCCTGCCCCTCGGCCCGCCGAGGAGGGTGCAGCCGTGGTTGCGCTCATTGGTGCCCAAAACTCCGGCAAGTCCACCCTCTTCAATGCGCTCACCGGTTCGCGCGTGCGCACCGGAAACTGGCCCGGCACCTCCGTCGCCGTCAGCCGCGGCGCCTGGGGTAGGGGCCGCGAACTCATCGACTTCCCCGGCACCTACTCACTCAACCCGCTCAGCCCCGACGAGGCACTGACCCGCACCATGCTTGTCGACGCCCCGCCAGCGGAGCGTCCCGCTGCCATCATCGTCGCCGTCGACGCGACCGCCCTCGGCCGCAGCCTCTACCTGGTGACTCAAGCCCTGGAGCAGGACCACCGCGTCATCGTTGCCTTGACGAAGACCGACATCGCCCGCACCCAAGGTGAGGAGGTCCACGCCGAGGCCCTCGCCGATCAACTCGGCGTCCCCGTCGTCGTGGTCAATGGCCGCTCCCGCCAGGGGCTAAGGGAACTCGACGACGTCCTCTCAGCACACCAGCACCACCACCCTCGCCACTTCGACGAGGAGGAGCGCTTCGCGTTTATCGACGCCGCCGCTAACGCCGCCACTTCGACCATCGAGGGTGTCCACACCAATTGGACCGAACGCATCGACCGCGTCGCCCTCCACCCCGTGTGGGGGCCGATCGCCTTCCTCGCCGTCATGTGGGCCGTCTTCGAAATCACCATCTACCTCGCCGCGCCGCTGCAGGGGTGGGCCGAATGGCTGCTCACCGGGCCAACTGCCGACGCCGCCCGCGCCGGCCTCACCTTTCTCCGCATCGACCACTGGCTAGTCACCGGCCTCATCGTCGACGGGCTGATCTCCGGCGTCGGTATGGTCGCCAGCTTCCTGCCACTCATGGCGCTGATGTTTTTATGCATGGCCATCCTCGAGGACTCCGGATACATGGCCCGCGCGGCCGTCGTCACGGATCGAGTCATGCGATCCATCGGCCTGCCCGGCAAAGCCTTCATCCCCATCGTCATCGGCTTCGGCTGCAACGTCCCCGCCATCTCCGCCACCCGCACGCTGAGCTCACCACGCCAACGCATCCTCACCTCCCTGCTCATCCCCTTCACCTCCTGCTCCGCCCGCCTCGTGGTTTTTCTCATGCTCGGGACAGTGTTCTTCCCGAACAACGCCGGCACCGTCGTTTTCACGATGTACGTCATCTCCATCGCCCTCGTCGTCCTCACTGGACTACTCCTCCGCCACACCCTCTGGCGCACGATGCCCTCCGAGCCCCTGCTCATCGACCTGCCCACCTACCAATGGCCCACCCCGCGCCTCGCTGCCACCGTCGTCTGGGTTCGTGTGCGCGGCTTCCTCAAGGACGCCGCCACCATCATCGTCGCTACCGTCATCGTGGTCTGGCTCCTGCTGTCTATCCCCGTAGGTGGCTCAACCCCGGCCCCGGGAGAGGCGCCCGCGCCCGCAGAATCCGCCTACGGCGTAGTCAGCCACGCCATCGCCCCCGTCTTCGAACCCGCCGGGTTCGGCTCCTGGTCCCTGACCGGGCCGCTGCTCACCGGCTTCGTGGCCAAGGAGGCCGTCATCTCGACGTGGGCCCAGACCTACGCCGTAGACGACGTCACCGACGAGTCCGCCGAGGAGCAAGCCGCCAGCCCCCTTGCCCGCGAGGTCGCACGCGACTTCGGGGAAGCCTCCGGTGGACATGCCCACGCCGCCGTCTGGGCGTACATGCTGTTCATGCTCTGCTACACCCCCTGCGTGGCGACGATCGCCGCCCAAAAACGAGAAATCGGCTGGCGCTGGACGCTATTCGGTTTCGGCGTCCAACTCGTCTTCGCGTGGTTGCTCGCCACCGGTGCCTTCCAACTGCTCAAGCTGGTGGGACTGTGA
- a CDS encoding FeoC-like transcriptional regulator yields the protein MSPLAAVRQALAEGVLGRVLIAKQTGLHPATVDAILEHLTRTGELDTEILASCPGGSCVSCATGCPSHGPLILTLRKP from the coding sequence GTGAGCCCGCTCGCCGCGGTCCGTCAGGCCCTCGCCGAGGGGGTGTTGGGCCGGGTGCTCATCGCCAAGCAGACGGGCCTGCACCCCGCCACCGTCGACGCCATCCTCGAACACCTCACCCGCACGGGCGAACTTGACACCGAAATCCTGGCCAGCTGTCCCGGCGGATCCTGTGTATCCTGCGCCACCGGCTGCCCGTCCCATGGACCACTCATCCTGACGTTGCGCAAGCCCTAA